In Brienomyrus brachyistius isolate T26 chromosome 14, BBRACH_0.4, whole genome shotgun sequence, the following proteins share a genomic window:
- the calm1a gene encoding calmodulin-1a produces MADQLTEEQIAEFKEAFSLFDKDGDGTITTKELGTVMRSLGQNPTEAELQDMINEVDADGNGTIDFPEFLTMMARKMKDTDSEEEIREAFRVFDKDGNGYISAAELRHVMTNLGEKLTDEEVDEMIREADIDGDGQVNYEEFVQMMTAK; encoded by the exons ATG GCCGACCAGCTAACGGAAGAGCAGATAGCTG AATTCAAGGAGGCCTTCTCCTTGTTTGACAAGGATGGCGACGGCACCATCACGACCAAGGAGCTGGGCACAGTCATGAGGTCACTGGGCCAGAACCCCACAGAGGCCGAGCTGCAGGACATGATCAACGAGGTGGATGCAGACG GAAACGGGACCATCGACTTTCCTGAGTTCCTGACCATGATGGCCAGGAAGATGAAGGACACCGATAGTGAGGAGGAGATTCGTGAGGCCTTCCGTGTTTTTGACaag GACGGGAACGGCTACATCAGCGCGGCTGAGCTTCGCCACGTCATGACCAACCTGGGAGAGAAGCTGACGGACGAGGAAGTGGACGAGATGATCAGGGAAGCGGACATCGACGGGGACGGGCAGGTCAATTACGAAG AGTTTGTACAAATGATGACGGCAAAATGA